In Pedobacter sp. W3I1, one DNA window encodes the following:
- a CDS encoding histone H1 gives MDKFKQVQEVIASVEADVAKFYDGGNGAAGTRVRKAMQDLKNLAQEIRAEVTEKKNSAK, from the coding sequence ATGGACAAATTCAAACAGGTACAGGAAGTGATCGCTTCAGTTGAAGCTGATGTAGCAAAATTTTATGATGGTGGAAACGGTGCAGCCGGTACACGTGTACGTAAAGCCATGCAGGATTTAAAAAACCTTGCTCAGGAGATCAGGGCTGAGGTTACCGAGAAAAAGAACAGCGCAAAATAA
- a CDS encoding helix-turn-helix domain-containing protein: MIKRKDLSGVIFSCFSAKSRVGEPFFKEHLLCYVLSREIETFDGSTYHTFKAGELFLYKRNTLGKFLKYPSNGLPYKSISFVLDRDFLMEYNVGRKSERREGNQVVKAIFPVPTDSLLTNFLHSLSVWFDETIPEALINLKKQEAVLLLLKNYPDLANVLFDYADPGKIDLEAFMNQNFKFNIAISQLAYLTGRSLATFKRDFEKKFHMSPHRWIKTRRLQEAYYLISKRGRRPNDIYIEVGFETLAHFSHAFKKHFGENPSALRIKKPGTS; the protein is encoded by the coding sequence ATGATTAAAAGAAAAGATTTGTCTGGTGTCATTTTTTCCTGCTTCTCCGCTAAAAGCAGGGTAGGTGAGCCGTTCTTCAAGGAGCATTTGCTATGTTATGTTCTTTCCAGGGAAATTGAAACTTTTGATGGGTCAACTTACCATACTTTTAAAGCGGGAGAATTGTTTCTTTATAAAAGGAACACACTCGGGAAATTTCTAAAATATCCTTCGAATGGCTTGCCATATAAATCTATCTCCTTTGTTCTGGATAGGGATTTTTTAATGGAATACAATGTAGGTAGAAAGAGCGAACGCAGGGAAGGGAACCAGGTTGTCAAAGCCATCTTCCCTGTTCCCACTGACAGTCTATTAACTAATTTTCTTCACTCCCTATCTGTATGGTTTGATGAGACTATTCCTGAAGCGTTAATTAATTTGAAGAAACAGGAAGCGGTATTACTTCTGTTGAAGAATTACCCTGATTTAGCTAATGTTCTTTTTGATTATGCCGACCCTGGAAAAATCGATCTGGAAGCCTTTATGAACCAGAACTTCAAATTCAATATTGCCATATCCCAGTTAGCATATCTAACCGGAAGGAGCCTAGCCACTTTTAAACGTGATTTTGAAAAAAAATTCCATATGTCGCCTCATCGCTGGATAAAAACCAGGCGTCTGCAGGAAGCCTATTACCTTATTTCTAAAAGAGGCAGAAGGCCCAATGATATTTATATTGAGGTTGGGTTTGAGACCCTCGCACATTTTTCTCATGCATTTAAAAAGCACTTTGGTGAAAATCCCTCAGCTTTGCGCATAAAAAAACCAGGTACAAGTTAG
- a CDS encoding aldehyde dehydrogenase family protein, whose translation MNGLGTVVGNELTTHPDVAKVSFTGSTAVGKTIMKNGAETMKRVTLELGGKSAHIFLDDVDLNKAIPFALRAAFQNSGQACIAGTRLLIPESRADEIYGALKEAVSQIKVGPANHPDTFVAAVVTEKQYNRVQNYIKKGIEEGADLLIGGEGPPEGLENGYFVKPTVFINVKNSMTIAQEEIFGPVLSVVTYKTEEEAIEIANDSIYGLFGWISSANVERAKSVAERLETGGVMINEFANVFDYPGVPAGGFKQSGIGREFGRYGFEEYLQTQSIYGR comes from the coding sequence GTGAACGGTCTCGGCACTGTGGTGGGGAATGAGCTTACCACACATCCTGATGTTGCCAAGGTTTCATTTACAGGTTCAACAGCAGTTGGAAAAACGATCATGAAGAATGGTGCTGAAACGATGAAACGAGTTACCCTGGAGCTTGGCGGGAAATCGGCCCACATTTTCTTAGACGATGTAGACCTGAATAAAGCAATACCGTTCGCCTTAAGGGCTGCATTCCAGAACAGTGGACAGGCCTGTATTGCGGGAACCCGATTATTAATTCCCGAAAGTCGGGCAGACGAAATTTATGGGGCCCTTAAGGAAGCAGTGTCGCAAATCAAAGTAGGTCCGGCTAATCACCCGGATACCTTTGTCGCTGCAGTGGTAACAGAAAAGCAGTACAACCGCGTGCAGAATTATATCAAAAAAGGTATTGAAGAGGGCGCTGACCTTCTGATAGGTGGAGAAGGGCCGCCGGAAGGTTTGGAAAACGGCTACTTCGTTAAACCAACGGTCTTCATCAATGTAAAGAATAGTATGACAATTGCACAGGAAGAAATCTTTGGGCCGGTGCTTTCTGTTGTCACATATAAAACAGAAGAAGAGGCAATTGAGATTGCTAACGATTCCATCTATGGGCTTTTTGGCTGGATCAGCTCAGCTAATGTGGAGAGGGCTAAATCTGTAGCAGAAAGATTAGAAACAGGCGGAGTAATGATCAACGAGTTTGCCAATGTTTTTGACTACCCAGGTGTGCCTGCAGGAGGTTTTAAGCAATCAGGTATAGGCAGGGAATTTGGTAGGTATGGTTTCGAAGAATATCTTCAGACCCAGTCTATATATGGACGGTAA
- a CDS encoding aldehyde dehydrogenase family protein, which produces MKFKQSEVMKTINHHYINGQFVQSKGKELLDLINPSNKMVIGQLTLGNEEDARDAIKAAKEAFKSWSKTSIEERSMYLQRLSDAILARMEEHLEVMMEEYGGRPIGVAKFSVQGAANAYLAAKSLLGEIEFFKDFSGATVTQKPLGVAALITPWNQDIFGMSIKIAPAIAAGCTVVIKPSELSGLQTQVFMECIDAAKLPAGVINICERSRHCGGE; this is translated from the coding sequence ATGAAATTCAAACAGTCAGAAGTCATGAAAACGATCAATCATCATTATATCAACGGACAATTTGTTCAATCAAAAGGAAAAGAATTACTTGACCTAATAAATCCATCAAATAAGATGGTGATTGGTCAGTTAACTCTCGGAAACGAAGAAGATGCAAGAGACGCCATTAAGGCAGCTAAAGAAGCATTTAAAAGCTGGTCGAAGACTTCAATTGAAGAGCGGAGCATGTACCTGCAAAGGCTAAGTGATGCCATACTTGCGCGGATGGAGGAGCACCTGGAGGTAATGATGGAAGAATATGGCGGTCGACCAATTGGCGTTGCGAAGTTTTCAGTTCAAGGCGCTGCCAACGCATATCTCGCTGCAAAATCCTTGCTTGGAGAGATAGAATTTTTCAAAGATTTTAGTGGGGCAACCGTAACACAAAAGCCCTTAGGTGTTGCTGCTTTAATTACGCCCTGGAATCAAGATATTTTTGGGATGTCCATTAAGATTGCGCCTGCCATTGCTGCCGGTTGTACAGTGGTGATTAAACCAAGTGAACTAAGCGGATTACAAACTCAGGTTTTTATGGAATGTATTGATGCAGCTAAATTGCCTGCCGGAGTCATCAATATTTGTGAACGGTCTCGGCACTGTGGTGGGGAATGA
- a CDS encoding AraC family transcriptional regulator → MKQESLEHFYRSAASVLDKSNEALLPKGINREIGHFNIFNLGEFVTRFKDNPSQMPYNRRGYYKVSLVTGRNRLEYADKVAMIDAHALVFATPRIPYHWVPLDEDQNGFFCIFTKEFLLQSKSGVVLDDLPLFKPGGYPVFDLTELQSTQLSDIFQKILEEIESNYLYKYDLIRNYLLELIHFGQKLQPITTYNHAHDAAARVSSLFIELLERQFPIDSQNQRLSLRSAQDFADRLSIHANHLNKLLKESTGKTTTQHIFGRIAQEAKILLKQTDWNIAEIAFSLGFEQPSHFSTFFKKLTSMTPIELRSDVRYSS, encoded by the coding sequence ATGAAACAGGAAAGCCTTGAACATTTTTACCGCTCTGCAGCATCCGTTTTGGATAAGAGTAACGAGGCTCTGCTTCCAAAGGGAATTAACAGAGAAATTGGCCACTTCAACATTTTTAATCTTGGGGAGTTCGTTACTAGGTTTAAAGATAACCCTAGTCAGATGCCGTATAACCGGCGGGGTTACTATAAAGTAAGCCTGGTGACAGGAAGGAACCGCTTGGAATATGCAGATAAGGTAGCTATGATTGATGCACATGCTTTAGTATTTGCAACGCCAAGAATCCCATATCATTGGGTGCCACTTGATGAGGATCAGAACGGTTTCTTCTGCATTTTCACTAAAGAATTTTTACTGCAGAGCAAGAGCGGTGTTGTGCTCGACGATCTTCCACTCTTCAAACCGGGGGGATATCCAGTCTTTGATTTGACCGAACTGCAGTCCACGCAATTGAGTGATATATTCCAAAAAATTCTAGAAGAAATAGAATCTAATTACCTGTATAAGTATGACCTCATAAGAAACTACTTGTTGGAATTGATTCATTTCGGTCAAAAACTGCAGCCTATAACCACTTACAATCATGCTCATGATGCCGCTGCTAGAGTATCATCATTATTTATAGAGCTACTGGAAAGGCAGTTCCCAATCGATTCACAGAATCAGCGTCTTAGTTTAAGGTCAGCACAAGACTTTGCGGACCGCCTTTCTATTCATGCCAATCATCTAAATAAATTGCTCAAGGAAAGCACGGGGAAAACAACTACCCAGCATATCTTTGGAAGAATCGCCCAGGAGGCAAAGATTTTACTTAAACAAACGGATTGGAACATTGCTGAGATTGCCTTCAGCCTGGGTTTCGAACAACCATCTCATTTTTCTACTTTCTTTAAAAAACTGACATCAATGACACCGATAGAGTTGAGAAGCGACGTTCGTTATTCATCCTAG
- a CDS encoding SDR family NAD(P)-dependent oxidoreductase, with product MIEDKRKQPENRKDEAVLITGAATGFGRLTMETLLKSGYRATGTMRDINGRNREHASALENLGGYVVEMDVTSDSSTQNGINEAITKMGKIDVVINNAGIGALGIQESFTSEDWKAVFDVNVFGVQRVNRAVLPHLKLRGSGLLLQIASCTGRLSIPFQGPYSPSKWAVEALAELYRVECSQLGIESCIIEPGGFPTAFLERLMRPGDPSRLESYGDVAQLPEGFFNGFQKAFAANPAQNPQLVADAVLSLIAMPYGKRPFRTVVDKMGLAEHLIPYNEHLEKITQSIYSIFGIGHLLEVKTTHP from the coding sequence ATGATAGAAGATAAAAGAAAACAACCAGAAAATCGAAAAGACGAGGCAGTATTGATTACAGGAGCAGCCACAGGCTTTGGAAGACTTACTATGGAAACCTTATTAAAGAGTGGATACAGGGCAACTGGCACCATGCGCGACATAAATGGACGAAACAGGGAACATGCATCTGCGCTGGAGAACCTAGGGGGGTATGTTGTCGAAATGGATGTAACGAGTGATTCCAGTACGCAAAATGGAATTAATGAAGCTATTACAAAAATGGGGAAGATAGATGTAGTGATCAATAACGCCGGCATAGGCGCGTTAGGCATTCAGGAATCTTTTACCTCGGAAGATTGGAAAGCGGTGTTTGATGTTAATGTATTCGGTGTTCAGCGGGTAAACCGCGCTGTATTGCCACATTTGAAATTACGCGGCAGTGGCCTTTTGCTCCAAATAGCAAGCTGCACCGGCAGATTGTCCATCCCATTCCAAGGACCATACAGCCCTTCCAAATGGGCAGTGGAGGCTTTAGCTGAACTTTATCGAGTGGAATGCTCACAGCTGGGAATAGAATCTTGCATCATAGAACCTGGGGGATTTCCAACAGCGTTTTTAGAGCGTCTGATGAGACCTGGTGATCCCTCTCGTTTAGAATCGTATGGCGATGTCGCACAGCTTCCTGAAGGATTTTTTAACGGTTTCCAGAAAGCATTTGCAGCAAATCCTGCGCAAAACCCGCAATTAGTAGCAGATGCCGTGTTGAGTTTAATAGCGATGCCGTATGGTAAGCGTCCGTTCAGGACCGTTGTAGATAAAATGGGGCTTGCTGAACACCTAATTCCATATAATGAGCACCTGGAAAAAATTACCCAAAGCATTTATTCCATATTTGGGATTGGGCATCTTCTGGAAGTTAAAACTACTCACCCTTAA
- a CDS encoding TlpA disulfide reductase family protein has product MKVKTIIFCALTLLIKNFASAQIKADKRVVVFKGTTDTMYNGSTLVLYNKAMGAHDSVKVANGKFEIAVPYKGPTRYMFYSKYELKKKGGYAPYGILISEPGIIQINANMETLSNSVIKNAPENELYSAFTSAGNAGRQGIKDKLVAKFGPDVLKNLNQKNPSYDEILKYYKELNDENNKLEAERLKTFIKQHNDAFAAIYLLNNLVGNISAVNAQALYELLGQKYKESSYGKNIENTIEAMKITAIGKIAPDFEQTDTAGKLIKLSSLRGQYVLLDFWASWCIPCREENPNVVKAYNKFNQKGFTVLGVSLDQPGKKEAWLNAIKQDGLKWTNVSDLKFWNNAVVKLYGVQAVPQNFLLDKEGKIIAVNIKGEELASKLLEIFGM; this is encoded by the coding sequence ATGAAAGTAAAAACGATAATTTTTTGTGCACTGACTTTATTGATTAAGAACTTTGCATCTGCTCAGATAAAAGCCGATAAGCGTGTGGTTGTATTTAAAGGTACAACCGACACAATGTACAATGGAAGTACATTAGTGTTATACAATAAAGCGATGGGCGCTCACGATTCTGTAAAGGTGGCTAATGGAAAATTTGAAATTGCGGTGCCTTACAAAGGTCCAACCCGGTACATGTTTTACAGTAAATACGAACTGAAAAAGAAAGGCGGTTATGCACCATATGGAATCTTGATTTCGGAACCTGGGATTATTCAGATAAATGCCAATATGGAAACCTTAAGCAATTCGGTAATAAAAAATGCACCTGAGAACGAACTTTATTCGGCTTTTACATCGGCTGGAAATGCTGGCAGACAAGGTATAAAAGATAAACTGGTTGCTAAATTTGGGCCTGATGTTTTGAAAAATTTAAATCAGAAAAATCCGAGCTATGATGAAATACTTAAATATTACAAAGAGTTAAATGATGAAAATAATAAGCTGGAAGCAGAAAGACTTAAAACATTTATAAAACAGCACAATGATGCTTTTGCTGCTATTTACCTGTTGAATAATTTGGTAGGTAATATCTCCGCTGTAAATGCACAGGCCTTATATGAATTACTTGGCCAAAAATATAAAGAAAGCAGTTATGGCAAAAATATTGAGAACACCATTGAGGCTATGAAAATAACTGCTATCGGCAAAATTGCACCCGATTTTGAACAAACCGATACTGCTGGCAAACTGATTAAACTTTCATCTCTCAGAGGTCAATATGTGCTTTTAGATTTCTGGGCAAGCTGGTGTATACCGTGTAGGGAAGAAAACCCCAATGTGGTGAAAGCCTACAATAAATTTAATCAAAAGGGCTTTACGGTATTAGGTGTTTCTCTCGATCAGCCTGGTAAAAAAGAGGCATGGTTAAATGCCATTAAACAAGACGGCTTGAAATGGACCAATGTTTCAGATCTTAAATTCTGGAATAATGCTGTAGTTAAATTATATGGGGTTCAGGCGGTTCCCCAAAACTTTCTACTTGATAAAGAAGGTAAAATAATCGCAGTGAATATAAAAGGCGAAGAGCTGGCCAGCAAGTTACTTGAGATATTCGGGATGTAA
- a CDS encoding TlpA family protein disulfide reductase, protein MKTSYFLILVLGFFGAQRSFGQQNEVLKSFTLVGRTNDKTLDSVSIIYINGQGKIIQESVAAIDGNFQIKGLISQPTFSNLVFKHKGEVIGKRDVELKRNAAYLNPGEMIITKVPPPNGYLEIANSPAQLDWKVLYEKTKAINKSIDSLNKLSGPAFHGDKNAGNDLKLKTALKSLKAKEAKISYRYFIANPASYVTADRVKYYTSTFGIDSIKQLYNKFSPELKASTEGKRLAAEIKSREVGLTGTTAFNFNVKDKDEKELSLSAMKGKYVLLDFWATWCVPCRASMPQMINLYKKYKDKNFVMIGIGDDDRNVPNWLAAIEKDGTNLWPQTLRGLNAQMFVKGIDNPRDLGQQYGVRALPTKILIDPNGKIIGRFDGQHSTDEEMEKMLAQLLNP, encoded by the coding sequence ATGAAAACAAGCTATTTTTTAATATTAGTGCTCGGCTTTTTCGGCGCACAGAGAAGTTTTGGTCAGCAAAATGAAGTGCTAAAATCTTTTACCCTGGTTGGCAGAACAAACGATAAAACATTAGATTCTGTTTCAATCATTTATATCAACGGACAAGGGAAAATCATCCAGGAAAGTGTTGCAGCGATAGACGGAAATTTCCAGATCAAAGGGTTGATCAGCCAGCCCACTTTTTCCAATCTGGTTTTTAAACACAAAGGGGAAGTAATTGGCAAACGGGATGTGGAACTGAAAAGAAATGCGGCATATTTAAATCCTGGGGAAATGATAATTACAAAAGTCCCCCCACCAAATGGTTACCTGGAAATTGCTAATTCTCCTGCGCAACTTGATTGGAAAGTACTTTATGAGAAAACGAAAGCGATAAATAAATCTATTGATTCACTAAATAAATTATCTGGCCCGGCCTTCCATGGTGATAAAAATGCTGGAAACGACCTGAAATTAAAAACTGCACTTAAATCGCTCAAAGCAAAAGAAGCCAAAATAAGCTATAGATATTTTATCGCCAATCCCGCATCTTATGTAACCGCAGACCGTGTTAAATACTACACTTCTACCTTTGGTATAGATTCTATAAAGCAGCTGTACAACAAATTTAGCCCTGAACTAAAGGCAAGTACCGAAGGGAAAAGATTAGCTGCAGAAATTAAAAGCAGAGAAGTTGGCTTAACCGGAACTACTGCTTTTAATTTCAATGTTAAAGATAAGGATGAAAAAGAACTCTCACTATCGGCCATGAAAGGAAAATATGTGCTGCTTGATTTTTGGGCAACCTGGTGTGTTCCATGCAGAGCGAGCATGCCACAGATGATCAATCTGTACAAAAAATACAAGGACAAAAACTTTGTAATGATCGGCATCGGCGACGATGATAGAAATGTGCCGAACTGGTTGGCTGCAATCGAAAAAGACGGAACCAATCTCTGGCCCCAAACCTTACGCGGACTGAACGCCCAGATGTTTGTTAAGGGAATCGATAATCCTCGTGATCTTGGTCAGCAATATGGTGTACGTGCACTGCCTACTAAAATCCTGATCGATCCGAACGGAAAAATTATCGGCAGGTTTGATGGACAGCACAGCACAGACGAAGAAATGGAAAAAATGTTAGCCCAATTATTAAATCCATAA